gaggtttttttccctttctaaccTCACCACAGGTGAACTTTCCTATTACTAACCTGAGCCTTCACACTGGAGTTTGGCTTAGTTTGCTCAGTGGAAATGAACTGCTGGTCATCATTAGCCTTCTTCTAAACTGTACTTCCATCTGTCCATATGTATGAAATTATAACAATTAATTGAGATATTTGGGTTTAGATCAATACATTTGGAGCTAGATGCCAAAGGAATTACTGACAAAACACTGCCACCCTTCTTTTTTTCatacctttttatttctctgccatGAGCTCCAGTACATttgaacacacatacacactacaaCAAATGTGCACAGTCACACCggtaaattaaaaaacattccTGAAACAGCTAGTTAACATTTAGATCTCGGCCCTCCTATTCACATCAGGCGGTAATAGTGAAGGGCATAGACACTGGAGCCTACTGTCTGTGCTTAAATCCTGGGTCTGGGACCATGGGCATATTTTGTAATCtctctatgtgtctattttctcatctgaggaatggagacaataatagtatctaccttataAGATTGTGGAAAGGATTTGTGAGTTACTATATTAAAAGCCCTTAGAATGGTGTCTGGACCCTAATCTTAAATGCTATATATTTGTCAGCTATTGTTACATCCTCCTTGCAGCAAAGGGACATTCAGAGCCTCGATGTTACAGAAGGCAAAagtctgagaaagaaaagaataggaCTCAAGTTTAAGGGGAGGGAATAGCAAGAAGAGTGATCAAggtgagaaactgaaaaagacaaaaagcaagtAAGAGAACGAAAGCtatagggaaagaggaaaagcagaCATTTAATGGGGGGaaaggtagaaagagaaaaatataaggtgaaaaaaaagaaaagtaaaagggaaACAAGAATAAAAAGGTGGGCATGAAatagggaagaagaagaaaagaaggactGAGGATAACAAAGGAGACCAAACATTAGAAAGGACTCCACTTACAGCTTGAGCTGggtgtcagaaaaagaaaggagtgaaagagaaaacagaaatgttgGAACAGAAcacatggggagaggggagataaGAGTGGTAACAGGAAAGGTTTCATTTGCAGCAAGGCCTCTTTGTCTTTGAATTAGGGGAAGTTTACATCCAAAATTAACACCTCTGATCTTCTAGACTTCCTTCCCAATTTCTCCTATTGCCTTAGAGTCTGCCCCAGACTTGCCCCCTAAGGTTTGCCCTGATGAGCTGTCTGACTTGCGTCTGGTCCGCTCTACCGACAAAGCCAAGATGCAGTGATCCAATCTTCACTTCATTTTCACTAAATACTCCAGCCATACTTATATTTAcaccctcttccttctccaaacCGTCAGAAACCTGTAAGGGGAGctggtatttcattttttaaaattattcacctTGACgacatccctccccacccccccacccccgcctcctctgctttttttggggggaggggtgtcaaTTTCGAACGAGAGGACCAAACGATACAGTACTGCAGGGGTATGCCGCTTTTAGGACTACAAATTGTCCTCCCCACCAAAGGGAATTAATCACCTAATCACTTGAAAACACGAGAGAGGCTGGCTCTAGGTATAAAGTAgaattaggatttaaaaaaatactttttcttttaagcattATCATGATTAAATTGCCTATTTGGTGCAAATAAGCCTCCCTCTTGGAGAACGTCGAGAGACCTTAAAGGGCCCTCTAAGCAGATGAAGTGGACGGACCGCGAGCGTCTCCTCACGCGGGGGTGAGctggggccgccgccgccgccgccgccgccgcctccggaGTCACGAAGCCAGACGCGGCGCGTCTCCGCCCAGGACTCGGGAGACTGCAGCAGCGCTGCCGCGGCCCCGGCTGCTCCGGGAGGCTGGGAAGAGACGCGACTCCCGCAGACACGTGACCTCCTCCCAGCCGCCGCTTCCCGCGACCCAGATCCGTCCCCGGAACCCGCGCTCGGCGGGGCGGGCCGTGGGACACGTAGCGACGGCCCGTCCCTGCTGCGCCCTGGCGCGCGTGCATTCGGCGTAGTTCTCCCCTTGGTTCACGCGCCACTGGCAATAAAGAATGTTTCGGGGATCACCCGGGAGAATGCAGGAAGGAAAGACGTTTGGTTTGCCATCTATCTACCTGTATATAGAGAGATTAATATCTATTCTCTCCATCCCCGCCCTGGCAGACCCGAGCGGCGGCAGCGGGACCGGAGACCCGGGAGTCCCGCAGCACGCGCTTTTCCCCCGGCCTCCAAGGCCCCTTGCCGTCCGCCGTTCCAAGCGGCAGGGGCAGTGCGCAACTGCGGGCACCTCCCGGTAACTCTCACTAGCAGTGAGTCATGCTCCCGAGGTGGCTCTGGGGAAAGGTAGCCCGGCTGGTGCTGGCCTGTGCTTTCCCCGCGCCGGGCGCCGCGGCTGCAGGGCGAGCGCGCGCGCGCACGGGTTCCCCGCGCAGTGATGTGGCAGCAGCTGCAGGTCGGATCACGTTGCTGGCCCTGTGCTGGTACCCGTTTGAGACAAGATTAAGGAAGGAGGCTTTGGAGGTGCCAGCGGTAGTAAACGTGGGCTCTGCACACTCCCGGAGTCGCTTATCACAcgaggggggagggggcggggaaggcACGCAGCGCCACCCGGGGCGCGGCGGAGTTTTGCCAGCGAGTGATAATGCTGCATCGCTTTCCGTGGTAGCCCCTCTCGTGCCACcccttcctcaccccctccctccctgccacgtTCCTCGGGGAGAGCCTGAGGCCCCAAACGTCGTCATCTGCGGCTGTGATTAGTGGCACCGCAATTCCGGCTGCTGCGGGAAGTTTGGGTGGCCCAGGGACACTGTGTGGCCGAAAGACACTTGGATTGCGACATTCTGATCCACTGGCTACATTCTCGTTTATTTTAAATCCTTCAGGGAGCGGATTTCAAGTTGTCCCCTTTCGGGGCAACCTCCAATCAGGGCTAAGGGGTCCCCGCCGGCAACCGAGCGGTGAGCAAACAAGTCTCCAAATTGTCCTTTGGGACTGAAGTTGACCCACCGcgaattctctttctctttcctttttctggtCCAAACCAATAGCACAGTCGGTGGAAAAGCAAAAAGCCACGTTCACGTTCCTGAACCGCAATGACGGACGGATTGAGGGAGTCTCACTTCCGAGCCGAGGAAGCCCTGGCTGCCCTGCACCCCCCggcgccgcccccccccccaacacacacacactcccccagCTGACTGCACCGCCCTCGGGAAGATGAATAGCTTGGCTGAAGTTGTTTTTCCTTTCCGGTGGCCCTGATCAGGtgtccccgccccctcccgccgTTTGCCCTCCCTCGCAGCTTTCTCCAGACGCCCCCTCCcggcccggcccctcctcccccgcccccctctgGGCTGGACCGCGGATGGTACGTTCCGCACGTGAGCTGGGTGCTGGTCTGGCCGGCGACGCGCGTGCCCTGTGGCCAAACACTGCCCGGAGTGAGAGCAAACTACCAGCGCAGTGGGGCCGGCGCgagtgtgcgtgcgtgtgtgtgcgtgtgtgtgcgagAGAGCGAGCACGGTGGGAGGAGGGGACCAACCGCTTCACACTTTCAACACTGCactgaagagggagagagagggagagagagagagagactggagacGTACAGATCCCCCCAAGATCTCCCAAAGCTACCGTCCCACAGATTATAGAACAGATCCCCAAAAATCGAAACAGAGGAAACGGACAGCGGTGGAACATGGACGAAGGAATTCCTCATTTGCAAGAGAGACAGTTACTGGAACATAGAGATTTTATAGGGTAAGGTGCACGCACCCTTGCGAATATCTGTCTAGgcttcagtttgatttttttcttctccagaaaGTGGTATGGAGCGGGCGAGGGCAGAGCCCCTCCCCGAATGGATGCCTGATGCTGATTTCTGTTTTGCAGACTGGATTATCCCTCTTTGTATATGTGTAAGCCCAAAAGGAGCATGAAGCGAGACGATAGCAAGGTAAGTGTAAGTTTCTGATGTTCCTCATAACCTGTCTGGAGAGTTAATTAGGGCCATTGATTTCACAGCGAAGCTCTGCCCGCAAATATATTCCAGCTTCCCCGACTGTGAATTTTAAGTGGTTTGCGGGATACTCTCAAGGGGAGATTAAACATCATACCTGAATTTAAATTGCATTTCAGAGCAGTCCAGAGGAAAGAGTTGTCTTGGGCATAGtttctcacagtttttttttggtggtggggcGGCGGTATTGTAACATCCAGTAAATGAATGTTTAGcttattgttttctctcttccatgACTCTCATATATTAAGGATACCTACAAATTACCGCACAgattaatagaaaagaaaagaagagaccgAATTAATGAATGCATCGCTCAGCTGAAAGACTTACTGCCTGAACATCTAAAGTTGACAGTAAGATGCAGATTTTTATTCTTTGCCGCTCTCCAAGGGCGTGTTAATAGCCTGGTACTACTCCCAGAGATAtaagaataaatgtaaatatcagATTCCTTACAACCTGTGCTATAGAGGGTAGAGTTTCCTGCAAACTCAAGAGTAGGTGTTCACAACTGAAGGCAAGAAATCATTTATAACCTGTATTGTGGAAAGCTCAAGAAGTATAGGAATAGTACTTCTTTCAAAGTGTTTGCTTAAGTTGCTGTGCTGACTGGAGAGCCAGTGAAGCCAAATGTGTGTTTTTAAGTCACCAAGTGCCCCCTTCTTTTTTTGCACTGCAGACTCTGGGGCACCTGGAGAAAGCAGTGGTCTTGGAATTAACTTTGAAACACTTGAAAGCTTTAACAGCCTTAACGGAGCAGCAGCATCAGAAGATAATTGCTTTACAGAATGGTAAGTCAGTTCGGGGAAGCCAGCCCACCCCGAGGAAGCCGGGCAGCCCACAGAGGAGCAGTGTTAGgactcttcccccagccccacctccttccTGGGGCCCACGGGCTCACTTTCATTTGTTAAATTGCTTACTCTTTCTCTTCACTGGAAAGTGCCCATTTCCCGAAGCATCCTAAAGGCTTTCAGCCGAACTCAGAGGAGTCAGATTTGTATTTAAAGTGGCGGCTGCGCCCTCTCCACTTCGGTTTTTCAGCGGGGAGTAGAgcgcctccccccctccccactcctcccacctCTGGGCAACCGGTGGCTTATATCACTCGAATACGGAGGAAAAACCGAGATCACTTTAGTCAATGCAGGGCCCACGTGATAAGCAGATGTTTTAACGTCGGTATTTTTCTTCTCGCCTCCATTCCTCtgttccccacccccgcccctcacCCCTTCCTCATCCTAGGGGAGCGATCTCTGAAATCGCCCATTCAGTCCGACTTGGATGCGTTCCATTCGGGATTTCAAACATGCGCCAAAGAAGTCTTGCAATACCTCGCCCGGTTTGAGAGCTGGACGCCCAGGGAGCCGCGGTGTGTCCAGCTGATCAACCACTTGCACGCCGTGGCCACCCAGTTCTTGCCCACCCCCCAGCTGTTGACTCAACAGGTTCCTCTGAGCAAAGGCACCGGCGTGCCCTCGGCCGCCACCCCCGCCGGGTCCGGGGCCGCCCCCTGCCTGGAGCGCGCCGGGCAGAAGCTGGAGCCCCTCGCCCACTGCGTGCCGGTCATCCAGCGGACTCAGCCCAGCGCCGAGCTCGCCGCCGAGAACGACACGGACACCGACAGCGGCTACGGCGGCGAGGCCGAGGCCCGGCCGGACCGCGAGAAGGGCAAAGGCGCGGGGGCAAGCCGCGTCACCATCAAGCAGGAGCCCCCCGGGGAGGACTCGCCGGCGCCCAAGAGGATGAAGCTGGATTCCCGCAGGGGCGGCGGCCTGGGGggcggcgcggcggcggcggccgccgcGCTCCTGGGGCCCGACCCGGCCGCCCCGGCCGCGCTGCTGAGACCCGACGCTGCCCTGCTCAGCTCGCTGGTGGCGTTCGGCGGAGGCGGGGGCGCGCCCTTCGCGCAGCCTGCGGCCGCCGCGGCCCCCTTCTGCCTGCCCTTCTACTTCCTCTCGCCTTCGGCGGCCGCCGCCTACGTGCAGCCCTTCCTGGACAAGAGCGGCCTGGAGAAGTACCTGTACCCGGCGGCGGCCGCCGCCCCGTTCCCACTACTGTACCCCGGCATCCCCgccccggccgccgccgccgccgccgccgccgccgctgccgccgccgccgccttccCCTGCCTGTCCTCCGTGTTGTCGCCCCCTCCCGAGAAGGCGGCAGCCGCCGCTGCCGCGACCCTCCTGCCGCACGAGGTGGCGCCCCCTGGGGCGCTGCACCCCCCGCTCCCGCACGGCCGCACCCACCTGTCCTTCGCCGGCCGCAGCGAGCCGGGGAACCCGGAGAGCTCCGCTCAGGAAGATCCCTCGCAGCCAGGAAAGGAAGCCCCCTGAATCCTTGCTCCGCTTAGAAGGGACCCGGGTTCACGCGGAATCATAAGTTAAAACACCCTTAACGTTTTCAAGGGAGGAAGTGTAAGAGATGCACGACgggcttaaaagaaaacaaaacataacaagcAAAAAAACCACAGGTGTTTTGTGTACGTTTGGAGTTCCTGTTTTGCTCATCCCTCACCGCCCACCAACCTCCACACACTAACATCCCTTTCTTCTCCCACCAGCTGTACAAGAACCTCAtaggtattcttttttctttaaagagctcCCCGTAATAAGTTTTGCCTTCTTTTAGGCCACGTTCCATTGTCTTTTAAAGTATAGGACCGAATTCTCGAGGAAGTGAGAAGGGTCTGCTCAGCGAGTGAGCTCGCTGAACCAGGGTAGGGGAAAGGTGGCGGAGGAGCTGACGTGGAACCGCAGGTAGCTGCTGTCTGCCTGCGTCTCAAAGCTGTCCTGCTTGCTTTAGGAAGATTTCCACAAATAGAAGGAGGACCTTTTAGAATTCAGCTTAGTCTTCAGTATTTCATAATGTTCAGCTTTTCAAGAGGCGTATATTTTTCAAAGAGGAAGCGGTGAGGATGCAGTCGCTCACGTTGCAACCTATTCTGAAGTGGTGTGAATGGTGTCTCTTAGTAAGTTGCGCTTGTTTAAGGAGATGTGGAGTTGGGCCAACGTCAGAACTAAGTCAGGGAAGGAGATGGATGAGGAAGGCCAGAGTCATTCTCAGTACATTTGCTAGCACTTTATTGAGAAATTGACCGTGAATCAATTAACTCAtcttaatttcatatatatatatatatatatatatatgaaattgagTGCATCTGTTTTCACCCTGTCATTATTTAATCCATCATGTTTCTAAGTTTGTATCATCTtggtgttaaaaaacaaaaaaagaatgtgtgctgaactttaaaaaaaagaaaaagaaaaccaagtccAAACTGATTTATCCTATATTCTGTTAATTCACAAGAGTGGAGGAGGAAAGCATTAAACTGGTCCGTTTGGGTTGGAAATGCTGTAAAGATGTGGAATGAAGCCCTGTGAGGCCTTCCTATCTCCAAGTCTATGTATTTTCTGGAGACCAAACCAGATACCAGATAATCACAAAGAAAGCTTTTTTAATAAGGCTTAAACCAAGACCTTGTCTAGATATTTTTAGTTTGTTGCCAAGGTAGCACTGTGAGAAATCTCACTTGAATGTTATGTAAGGGGTGAGACACAACAGTCTGACTATGAGTGAAGAAAATATCTGGGTCCTTCAGTCAGTTTGGTGcatttgctgctgctgttgctactGTTTGCCTCAAACGCTGTGTTTAAACAACGTTAAACTCTTAGCCTACAAGGTGGCTCTTATGTACATAGTTGTTAATACATCCAATTAATGATGTCTGACATGCTATTTTTGTAGGGAGAAAATACGTGCTAATGATATTTTGAGTTAAAATATCTTTGGGGGAGGATTTGCTGAAAAGTTGCACTTTTGTTACAATGCTTATGCTTGGTACAAGCTTCTGCTgtcttaaattattaaaaaaaataaataaacactgtcTGCAAGAAACCAGCTGGTTTAGAAAAGTTTAGTATGTGAAGATAAACTAGAAATTATCTTTA
This genomic stretch from Phocoena phocoena chromosome 11, mPhoPho1.1, whole genome shotgun sequence harbors:
- the BHLHE41 gene encoding class E basic helix-loop-helix protein 41; amino-acid sequence: MDEGIPHLQERQLLEHRDFIGLDYPSLYMCKPKRSMKRDDSKDTYKLPHRLIEKKRRDRINECIAQLKDLLPEHLKLTTLGHLEKAVVLELTLKHLKALTALTEQQHQKIIALQNGERSLKSPIQSDLDAFHSGFQTCAKEVLQYLARFESWTPREPRCVQLINHLHAVATQFLPTPQLLTQQVPLSKGTGVPSAATPAGSGAAPCLERAGQKLEPLAHCVPVIQRTQPSAELAAENDTDTDSGYGGEAEARPDREKGKGAGASRVTIKQEPPGEDSPAPKRMKLDSRRGGGLGGGAAAAAAALLGPDPAAPAALLRPDAALLSSLVAFGGGGGAPFAQPAAAAAPFCLPFYFLSPSAAAAYVQPFLDKSGLEKYLYPAAAAAPFPLLYPGIPAPAAAAAAAAAAAAAAAFPCLSSVLSPPPEKAAAAAAATLLPHEVAPPGALHPPLPHGRTHLSFAGRSEPGNPESSAQEDPSQPGKEAP